Genomic DNA from Noviherbaspirillum saxi:
ACTGGAACAAGCCTGCCGTCACATCAGGCGTGCTGCCCACGGCGGAGAACCCTTGAGCGGCCAGGGAATCCTGGACTTCCTTGGTGGCCAGCAGAGCCTTGGTGTCGGAATACAGCTTGGACACGGTGGCCGGCGGCATGCCGGCAGGACCGATCAACGCGATCCATCCCTGCATGCTGTAATTCGGCACACCCTGCTGGGACAGCGGCAACACGTTCGGCAGAATCGATGAAGGCGTCGTCGTCGACACCCCGATCGCCTTCAGCTTACCCGACTTGATGTGCTGGGCAGCGCCGGTCACGCCCAGAAAGCCGAGCTGGATCTGGCCTCCGAGCAGGTCGGTCGTCATCTGGCCAGTGCCCTTGTACGGGATATGTTTAAGCTTGATGCCGGCCTCGTGCTGCAACGCTTCTGCGGCAAGATGCAGGATGGTGCCGTTACCGGAAGAGCCGTAGGTCAGGTCGTCGGGCTTGGCCTTGGCAAGCGCGATGAGTTCCTTCAAATCCTTGGCCGGAACCGATGGATGTGCCACCAGTACAAACGGCGATCCGGCCACGATGGTGATCGGCGTAATGTCCTTGATCGAATCGAAGGGCATCGATTTGTACAAGCTCGGGTTGACCACATGGTTATTCGATACCATGCCCAGCGCCGTGCCATCCTTGGGCGCTCGCACCAGCTGGCCGGTGCCGGGCACGCCGCCGGCGCCCGGCAGGTTTTCTATCACGATAGGACTGCCGATCGCCTTCGACAGCGGGTTACCCACGGTCCGCGCGAGCGCGTCGACACTCGAACCGGGTGCGTTCGGGACAATCATCCGGACCGGCTTGTCGGTTTGCGCCGCAGCGGGCAGAAAAGGTGTCGCCAATGCCAGCGCAACGATGGCAAGTACGGCACGGCGGGTGTTTGATGCGTGATTCATGCTGGTCTCCAATGGTTATATCGGCGGCCGTTACATGCCGGGCCGCCTTCCGTAAAATCAGGTTCAGCCAATCCGGACGAGGCGTTCCTTGAAGTCGGCGCCGCGTTCCACATAGCCGGCTGTGTTCTTGTGCATGCTCGCGATGGCGTCCGCACTCAGTTCGCGTAGTACCTTGGCCGGCGATCCCAATATCAGCGAATTGTCCGGGAATTCTTTTCCTTCGGTGATGACCGCCCCGGCCGCAACCAGGCAATTCTTTCCGATCACTGCGCCATTCAGGATCACGGCCTGGATCCCGATCAGCGATCCTTCCTTCACGGTACAGCCGTGCAGCATCGCCTGGTGCCCGATCGTCACATTGCTTTCCACCGTCAGAGGGAAGCCCGGGTCGGCGTGCAATACCGCGCCTTCCTGTACATTGCTTCCACGGCCGATCGAGATGGGCTCATT
This window encodes:
- a CDS encoding Bug family tripartite tricarboxylate transporter substrate binding protein, which translates into the protein MNHASNTRRAVLAIVALALATPFLPAAAQTDKPVRMIVPNAPGSSVDALARTVGNPLSKAIGSPIVIENLPGAGGVPGTGQLVRAPKDGTALGMVSNNHVVNPSLYKSMPFDSIKDITPITIVAGSPFVLVAHPSVPAKDLKELIALAKAKPDDLTYGSSGNGTILHLAAEALQHEAGIKLKHIPYKGTGQMTTDLLGGQIQLGFLGVTGAAQHIKSGKLKAIGVSTTTPSSILPNVLPLSQQGVPNYSMQGWIALIGPAGMPPATVSKLYSDTKALLATKEVQDSLAAQGFSAVGSTPDVTAGLFQSEMVKYATLVKQSGMAID
- a CDS encoding gamma carbonic anhydrase family protein, with protein sequence MAIYKIGNQTPEIHVSAFVAETATVIGDVGLQENTSVWPSAVLRGDNEPISIGRGSNVQEGAVLHADPGFPLTVESNVTIGHQAMLHGCTVKEGSLIGIQAVILNGAVIGKNCLVAAGAVITEGKEFPDNSLILGSPAKVLRELSADAIASMHKNTAGYVERGADFKERLVRIG